One Mercurialis annua linkage group LG3, ddMerAnnu1.2, whole genome shotgun sequence DNA window includes the following coding sequences:
- the LOC126672529 gene encoding uncharacterized protein LOC126672529, translating into VLFDAGATHSFVSTCFAGKLGRAPSVLSEPLAVSTPMSEGVVVDVVYPSCPVVIQGRELCADLIVLDVLSFDVILGMDWLSRHYASIDCRGKSVEFRIPGGLPFSFQGEKAETPKNLISAIKAKRMLGKGCQGFLAVVRDLEAGGSDMHSVPIVNEFTDVFPEELPGLPPDRDIEFCIDVATVKNRYPLPRIDDLFDQLQGAKCFSKIDLRSGYHQLRIRDADVPKTAFRTRYGHFEFLVMSFGLTNAPAAFMDMMNRVFKPFLDQFVIVFIDDILIYSRNFSRISAPLTKLTQKGVKFEWTDKCEASFEKLKEILTTAPVLALPSGIDGFTVYCDASRIGLGCVLMQHGQVIAYASRQLKKHEVNYPTHDLELAASLKYIFDQRELNLRQRRWLELLKDYDCTIQYHPGKANVVADALSRKSSGSLAHISEIGRRPMVREWHSLIASGYGFQISQTGCLLAQLQVQPVLIDRIKALQAEDSQLKRIIEEIQQDSNSEFTFVDGVKLEHQRPFGYLQPLPIPEWKWERIAMDFVVGLPRTRQGYDSIWVIVDRMTKSAHFLPIKVSYTASRLAQLYIDRIVSLHGVPVSIVSDRGSVFTSRFWKALQESLGSRLDFSTAFHPQTDGQSERTIQTLEDMLRMCVLDFQGSWDTHLPLIEFSYNNSYHASIEMAPYEALYGRKCRSPICWEEVGERKLSGAEIIQIASEKVPLIKRRLETAFSRHKSYADPKRKDVEFQVGDFVFLRVSPMKGVVRFGVKGKLAPRYIGPYEISERIGAVAYRLVLPPDMSLVHPVFHVSMLRKCVSDPSHVIVPQSVEIDQELSYEEQPVEIVDTQVRKLRNKEIPMVKVLWRNHSVEECTWETELDMRNRYPFLFP; encoded by the exons gtattatttgatgcgggtgcgacccattcgtttgtttctacttgttttgctgggaaattgggtagagcaccatctgttttgagtgaacctctagctgtgtctacacctatgtctgaaggtgtagtagtggacgtcgtctatccttcttgtcctgtggttattcagggtagagaattgtgtgctgatttgattgtacttgacgttctttcttttgatgttatcttggggatggactggttgtcacgccattatgcttctattgactgtcgagggaagtcagttgagttcaggattccaggtggtctacctttttcctttcagggagaaaaggcagagacacctaagaatctgatttccgccatcaaggcgaagcggatgttgggcaagggttgccagggttttcttgctgtggttcgtgatttggaggctggtggtagtgatatgcatagtgtgccgatagtgaatgagttcactgatgtgtttccagaggaattgcctggattaccacctgatcgtgatattgagttttgcattgatgtg gctactgtcaagaacagatatcctcttcctcgcatcgatgatctgtttgaccagttgcagggtgcgaagtgtttttccaagattgatttgaggtctgggtatcatcagctacgaatccgtgatgcagatgtgcctaagactgcttttcggactcgttatggacattttgagtttctggttatgtcctttggtctaacgaacgcaccagcagcgtttatggatatgatgaacagagtgttcaagccgtttttggatcaatttgttatcgtcttcattgatgacattttgatctattctcgga atttctccagaatatctgcacctttgactaaactgacacagaagggtgtcaagtttgagtggactgacaagtgcgaggcgagctttgagaagctcaaggagattttgaccaCAGccccggttttggcattgccttctggtattgatggtttcacagtgtattgtgatgcgtctcggattggtttgggttgcgttctgatgcaacatggacaggtgattgcctatgcttccagacagttgaagaagcatgaggtgaattaccctactcatgatttagaattggcagct agtctgaagtatatctttgatcagagagaattgaacttgagacagaggagatggttagagttgctgaaggactacgactgtactattcagtaccatcctggtaaggctaatgtggtagccgatgcgttgagtcgcaagtcttcaggcagtttggctcatatttctgagattgggcgtagacccatggttagagagtggcacagtttgatagcttcaggctatggatttcagatttctcagactggttgtttgttagcacagttgcaagtgcaacccgttttgattgatcggatcaaagctttacaagctgaggattcacagttgaaacggattattgaggagatccagcaggacagtaattctgaatttacatttgtggatggt gtgaagctggagcatcagagaccttttggctatctgcagccactacctattccagagtggaagtgggagcggattgctatggattttgtggttggtttaccacgtactcgacagggatacgattccatctgggtgatagttgaccgtatgactaagtcagctcatttccttccgataaaggtttcgtatactgcttcgaggttggctcagttgtacatcgacaggattgtcagtttgcatggtgtaccggtttccattgtttcagacagaggttctgtgtttacttcgagattctggaaagcgttacaggaatccttgggttctcggttggatttcagtacagcttttcatcctcagactgacggtcagtctgagaggactattcagacgttggaggatatgctcaggatgtgtgttctcgattttcagggtagctgggatactcatttgccgttgattgagttttcctataacaacagttatcatgcgagtatcgagatggcgccgtatgaggctttgtacgggcgcaagtgtagatctcctatctgttgggaggaggtcggagagcgtaaactctcgggagctgagatCATTCAGATtgcctcagagaaggtaccgttgatcaaacggaggttagagactgcttttagtcggcacaagagttatgcggatccgaagaggaaagacgttgagttccaggttggtgatttcgtgttccttcgggtttcgcctatgaaaggcgtggttcgttttggcgtcaagggaaaattggcaccgaggtatattggtccttatgagatttcggagaggattggagctgtggcttatcgtctggttctaccgccagacatgtcgttagtacatccggtgtttcacgtttctatgttgagaaagtgcgtttctgatccttcgcacgtgattgtgcctcagagtgttgagattgaccaggagctgtcctatgaggaacagccagttgagattgttgatacgcaggtgcgtaaattgcggaacaaggagattccgatggttaaagttctctggcgcaatcattctgtagaggagtgtacttgggagaccgagctggatatgcggaatcgctatccttttctttttccgtga